DNA sequence from the Pedobacter sp. W3I1 genome:
ATTCTTTTAAACCTACATTATTATGAAAAATTACGGTTTAAAGATTTCTTTGAGGTATCCGAAGGCATCTCCCCGAAAGTATTAAGTTCTGAACTTAATACGTTGGAAGCTCATCAGCTGATCCAAAAAAATATTGAATATACACCCACGCAAGACATCACTTACTATGTCTTAACGCAGCACGCTCAAGAAATCTGGACCGTCTTGAATACACTAATTGAATTTGGACTGTCCAATCGTAAAGAAGTGATCAAATCACTACATTAAGATAAAAATTAACTTGAACCAAAATTTCAAATTTCTTCCGATTTACACAGAAATTCAAAAATCATCGAATTGATTAGGATCCCAACAATCACATCAAGCTACGAAGCAACATCGAAATCATAAACAGCGTAAAATGATATCTGTAATGTGATCAATCTCTGTTTCATTTATGGAAGCAAAACCAAACCGAAGCGCGTTATATCTTGCATTAAAATTGTCAAAGATTTGACCGTCATTAATAAATAAGCCCATTTTCGAGGATTTTAATGATATATTTTTTAATGGATATTTACTATTGAAAATCGTCCAAAGTGCTAATCCACCTTCAGGCTTGGCAAAAGAAACAACGTCCTTTAATTTTTCATCCAGTGAAGCGCATAAATAGTCTCTTCTATGTCCGAAAATCTTATTAACCTTTTTTAGATGCCTGGCCAGGTCTCCACCTTCTATCATCGCTGCAAGCGAATCTTCCATTATATTATCTCCTTTTAACTCTATTAACTTTCTTAAATATATGGCCTGCTCAATGAAATCTGAGGCTGCAACCATAAACCCGATCCTGATGGAAGTGGAAAGCGATTTCGAAAAAGAACCAACATAAATCACCCTGTCTGGATGAATGCTTGCCAATGGCAAATACGGAGATGAATCATATTGAAATCCATAGTCATAGTCATCTTCAATAATAGAAAAATTGTATTGTTCAGCAATATTCAATATGGAAGAACGTCGTTCCGGGCTTAAGGTCACCGTGGTGGGGTAATGATGATGCGGTATGAGATACAACGCGCTGATGTAATACTTTTCACAGGCTTCTCTGATAAGTTCATCATCTATTCCGTCACGATCAGTCGGTATGCGGATAATATTTGCGCCAAGGTGTTCAAACACATAATTAGCTACATGGTATCCGGGTTCACCTACAATAATGTAGCTCCCGCGTTGAAGCAGTAAACTGGCGGCTATGTAAATGCTCATTTGAGCACCATGTGTAATAAGTATGTTTGGTAAATCAGCCTGTATGCCCCTTGTTTGTGCAAGATAGCTTGTCATTGTTTCTCTTAATTTTAATGAGCCGGGAGCTAACGTAATTGCTGGCTTTTTACTTACATGCTGCTGTTTTAAACGCCGCAGGTACTCTCTGTTTAGCAAGTGCATCGGTGCCAGCCTGGAATCCGGATGTCCGTCATCAACGATAAGGCTTGGATTAGGGGCAAGTGAATGTGGATGAAATTCTTTGGTTGTTTCGATTTTAAGAAACGGACTTTTTATTTTGCTATTGGATACATACCCGTTTGCGGGAACTCCCCATTGTTTTACACCGCCCCTGGGCAATTCCCTGGCTATGTAATGTCCATGTTTAGCCACGGCAACTAACCATCCCTGCGCAATCAGCTCACTATAAGCGGCAATAACCGTTTTGCGGTGAATCTTGGTCATGCCAGCCATAGACCTTGTTCCCGGAATCTGGTCCCCTTTTTGAATTACGCCATCTTTAATAAGGTTGATCACCCCATCAACAACCTGCATATAAGCCGGCCGGGATAACATTTTATCGATTACAATCAGCGTTTCAAACGGAAGCATGTGGACTACTATGTATTTGTTTTCTGGATGCCAAATATAGTCCATTAAACATATAGTTTCGCATTAGCAAATCAGTTGTTAAACAAGACATATGGATCATAATATTTTGAAGAATTATAAACATTATTTAGCCGCGATATTAGCTTTTTCAATTTGGGGGTTCTTCAGCCTGGTGTTAAAGCCATTACACGCTTACGCCCCGTTAGATATCCTCTTTTATCGCGTTTTTAGCTGCGCTATAGTTATGTCAATGATTTCATTACTTTTTAAAAGGAAAAGTTTCTTGGATAATTTGCGACTGCTGAAATCTTTGCCGAAAAAGAAACGATCGATAATTATTGGCCTAAACGTTGGCGGCAGCATCTTTTTGACAGTCAATTGGTTTTCTTTCATTTATGTGATGAACCATGTAAGTGTACGCGCTACGTCTGTAGCCTATTTAGTATGCCCCATTTTAACAACGTTACTTGCCTTTTTCCTTTTGTCGGAGCGATTGACCCGATTACAATGGTTCTCTGTAGTGCTAAGCTGTTCCGGATGCTTATTGCTGTCATATACCAACATAAGCGATATGTTTTTTAGTATAATAATTGGCCTTAGCTATGCTCTTTATATGATCAGTCAAAATAAAAATTCCGGATTAGACAAGTTTCTCGTACTTAATTTTCATATACTTTTATCGGCTGTCTTATTAGCTTTTTTTTACCCGGCATTCTCCGGCCCAATTCCCTCAGACTTTAAATTTTACTTTTATGTAGAGATCATTGCTGTCATCTATACAATCGTTCCCTTGTTTTTAAATCTATACGCCCTTAGCAGGATCAGTTCGTCAAAAGTGGCA
Encoded proteins:
- a CDS encoding helix-turn-helix domain-containing protein, yielding MMDKKIKPCIENEKILKQRFLALRDTLDLLSGKWRFCILLNLHYYEKLRFKDFFEVSEGISPKVLSSELNTLEAHQLIQKNIEYTPTQDITYYVLTQHAQEIWTVLNTLIEFGLSNRKEVIKSLH
- a CDS encoding PLP-dependent aminotransferase family protein: MDYIWHPENKYIVVHMLPFETLIVIDKMLSRPAYMQVVDGVINLIKDGVIQKGDQIPGTRSMAGMTKIHRKTVIAAYSELIAQGWLVAVAKHGHYIARELPRGGVKQWGVPANGYVSNSKIKSPFLKIETTKEFHPHSLAPNPSLIVDDGHPDSRLAPMHLLNREYLRRLKQQHVSKKPAITLAPGSLKLRETMTSYLAQTRGIQADLPNILITHGAQMSIYIAASLLLQRGSYIIVGEPGYHVANYVFEHLGANIIRIPTDRDGIDDELIREACEKYYISALYLIPHHHYPTTVTLSPERRSSILNIAEQYNFSIIEDDYDYGFQYDSSPYLPLASIHPDRVIYVGSFSKSLSTSIRIGFMVAASDFIEQAIYLRKLIELKGDNIMEDSLAAMIEGGDLARHLKKVNKIFGHRRDYLCASLDEKLKDVVSFAKPEGGLALWTIFNSKYPLKNISLKSSKMGLFINDGQIFDNFNARYNALRFGFASINETEIDHITDIILRCL
- a CDS encoding EamA family transporter, whose translation is MDHNILKNYKHYLAAILAFSIWGFFSLVLKPLHAYAPLDILFYRVFSCAIVMSMISLLFKRKSFLDNLRLLKSLPKKKRSIIIGLNVGGSIFLTVNWFSFIYVMNHVSVRATSVAYLVCPILTTLLAFFLLSERLTRLQWFSVVLSCSGCLLLSYTNISDMFFSIIIGLSYALYMISQNKNSGLDKFLVLNFHILLSAVLLAFFYPAFSGPIPSDFKFYFYVEIIAVIYTIVPLFLNLYALSRISSSKVAMILNINPIIAFILAGVVYHEPLGLLQIVAYALVFTAVIIFSISKTSSANT